One window of the Ignavibacteriales bacterium genome contains the following:
- a CDS encoding T9SS type A sorting domain-containing protein: MKKINLYHSSMDVFIVGNFGVTELSTNQNFTRSGWWYDYFSGDSINVTNLSESITLAAGDFKIYTTAKLPTPEAGILLDVEQIDEQIPVEYSLQQNYPNPFNPSTVIRYSLVSPSLVSLKIFDVLGREVRNLVNQEQVNGVYEVSWNGDDELGNKVSTGVYFYRIDAGDFVQTKKMMLLK; the protein is encoded by the coding sequence ATGAAGAAGATTAATTTATATCATTCTTCTATGGATGTTTTTATTGTCGGTAATTTTGGAGTTACAGAGCTTTCAACAAATCAAAATTTTACTCGCTCGGGTTGGTGGTATGATTATTTTAGCGGTGATAGTATAAATGTAACAAATCTATCAGAAAGTATAACATTAGCAGCAGGTGATTTTAAAATCTACACAACAGCAAAACTGCCAACACCCGAAGCTGGAATTCTTTTGGATGTTGAACAGATTGATGAGCAGATTCCTGTTGAGTATTCTTTACAACAGAATTATCCAAATCCATTTAATCCAAGTACTGTTATAAGATATAGTCTGGTTTCACCTTCGCTTGTATCATTAAAAATATTCGATGTACTTGGCAGAGAAGTTAGGAATTTAGTTAATCAAGAACAGGTAAATGGTGTTTATGAGGTTAGCTGGAATGGCGATGATGAACTCGGCAACAAAGTTAGTACAGGAGTATATTTCTATCGCATTGATGCAGGAGATTTTGTTCAAACAAAAAAAATGATGCTGTTGAAGTAA
- a CDS encoding RtcB family protein, whose amino-acid sequence MKRIKIFGREIIDEKSIAQIERCTSENDIGVLTSDAHYGYGHPIGGVVAYKNKISLSGVGFDIACGNKAVRTDIKADEIELPKIMNEIYNQISFGIGRKNNQPVKHEVLEKISSANFKPQRKLISLAKEQLGTVGSGNHFVDLFKDDDGYLWIGVHFGSRGFGHRTTMGFIALSQNLSFEDRAKEGSMDSPPILFDIKSELGQAYLEAMNLAGQYAYAGRDEVVKLVLEILGNPNETFEVHNHHNFAWRENHFGEDYWVVRKGCTPAFPNQLGFIGANMMNDSVIIEGLDSELSKEALYSTVHGAGRTMSRNEAAGKKKWIKDRDGIKKPVTIGKGKVNFEKVKTNLMQKGIELRGSGADEAPECYKNLEEVLRYMGDTIKVLYNLHPIGVAMAGSDIYDPYKD is encoded by the coding sequence ATGAAACGCATAAAAATCTTCGGCAGAGAAATAATTGATGAGAAATCAATAGCTCAAATCGAAAGATGCACATCTGAAAATGATATTGGCGTGCTTACTTCGGATGCTCATTATGGTTATGGCCATCCAATAGGTGGAGTTGTTGCATATAAAAATAAAATTTCTCTTTCGGGAGTTGGGTTTGATATTGCATGCGGCAACAAAGCTGTAAGAACTGATATAAAAGCAGATGAAATAGAGCTTCCCAAAATCATGAATGAAATCTATAACCAAATATCATTTGGGATTGGAAGAAAAAATAATCAACCTGTTAAACACGAAGTACTAGAGAAAATATCTTCAGCCAACTTTAAACCTCAAAGAAAACTTATCAGTCTTGCCAAAGAACAATTAGGTACCGTAGGTAGCGGCAATCATTTTGTGGATCTATTTAAAGATGATGATGGATATTTATGGATTGGTGTACATTTTGGTTCACGTGGATTTGGACACAGAACAACAATGGGATTTATTGCGTTATCACAAAATTTATCCTTTGAAGATAGAGCTAAAGAAGGATCGATGGATTCACCACCGATTTTGTTTGATATAAAGTCGGAGCTAGGACAAGCATATTTAGAAGCAATGAACCTTGCTGGCCAATACGCTTACGCTGGAAGAGACGAAGTTGTAAAATTGGTGTTAGAGATTCTTGGAAATCCAAATGAAACTTTTGAAGTACATAATCATCATAATTTTGCCTGGCGAGAAAACCATTTTGGAGAAGATTACTGGGTTGTTCGTAAAGGCTGCACTCCAGCATTTCCCAATCAATTAGGCTTTATTGGTGCTAATATGATGAATGATTCGGTTATCATTGAAGGATTAGATTCTGAATTATCAAAAGAAGCATTGTACTCAACAGTTCATGGTGCTGGCAGAACAATGTCCCGCAATGAAGCAGCAGGAAAAAAGAAATGGATTAAAGATAGAGATGGAATTAAAAAACCAGTGACAATTGGAAAAGGTAAGGTAAATTTTGAAAAAGTTAAAACGAATCTAATGCAAAAAGGAATTGAGTTGCGTGGCTCAGGAGCTGATGAAGCGCCGGAATGTTATAAAAATCTTGAAGAAGTTTTAAGGTATATGGGAGACACAATTAAAGTGCTTTACAATCTCCATCCAATAGGGGTAGCAATGGCTGGTTCTGA